The genomic window ATATGCTTGACTTTGACAATCGCCCCCTGCGTAATTTAATTGCTGTAGGACGAAATAAAGGTCTGAGTATTATCCTTGCCACTCAGAACATGAGTAGCTTCAAATCAAAAGGTTTTGATTTTTATGCCAATGCTCAGTATCCTTTGATTATGAAACAGCAGACTATTGATGATAAGGTCATTAAAGACTTGTTTGGCGTGAGTGGCCAGGAACTTCAAGAAATCAGAACTGCTATAGCCGGACTTCAGAAAGGTGAATTGATTATTAAAGACCAGATGGCTTTTGCTCTTGGCATGGGAAATAAGTATAAGAAAATTAATGTGACACATTTGATATAATAAGTATGGCTTGCAAAAATAATATAATACTCAATTCAACTTGTATAATAAGTAGTATAACTTGTGTCGCTTTGACATTCTGGGGGCAAATAAAGAATAATGGGACTATAACGACTGATTCATACATAGGGATTATAGCTTCATTAATTGGTATCTGTGCTACAATAGTTGTTGGTTTTCAGATTACAAGTTTTTTTGAACTACGTAATTTGAAACAACAAATTGATCAAGTTGAAAAGCAACGTAAAGATTTAGAATTATATAAAGCGACCATTTCAAATGAAATACATTTATCTAGAACTGGTATTTCAAATGCATTCGGTATTTTATCTGTGGTAGAAAAAAAGTCTTTACTAGGCTTTGCCGCACGTGTTAGTTCCATCGTTTGTGATGATCTGCAAGCTACACCTGGTAATATATTACTAACTAGATACCAACAGTTGTATGATGCGACCTCTTTTTTCTTAAAAACAAATGATTATGTAGATTTAATGTATCCTATAACAGAAAATCTTAAATATATTCATATACCGCAGAACAAAGAAAATTATAATGAGATTATGAAATTGCATTTCGATATCATCACAATGATGGAGAAAGCGAAACAGAATTTAGCTAAATAATGAATAGAACATGGCTGAAAAATATAATGCATCAAATATTGCCTTAGAGCAAATACTGAACTTTATCAAATCAGGTGAAATTGCGATTCCTGAAATTCAACGTCCTTTTGTATGGAAGCCAAAACAAGTAAGAGATCTGATAGATTCTTTATATACTGGTTATCCTACAGGGTATCTTATCATCTCTCAAAGTCCAAACATCAGGCTCAAAGATGGTACACTTGCTGAAGGAAAGAAAATTATGATTGACGGTCAGCAACGTGTTACTGCACTTATGACTGCCATTATGGGGATGGACATTATTAATGCTGACTTTCAGAAAAAGCGTGTTAAAATTGCCTTTAATCCATTGGCGAATCCGGAAAACGATGAAGAACGCTTTAAGGTGCAAGACAACGCTATTTTGAAAGATAAAAGATGGATTGCCGATATCGCAGAGGTATTTAAACCGACATTTGATATGTGGCAATTTGTCAATGATTATTGCGAAGAGAATCAAGAGATAAAAGGCAGCGCTTTAAATAAGATTCTGATGCAACTATTAGATATAAAGAACAGACAAATCGGAGTTATCATGCTTGATAAAGAATTGACTATTGATGAAGTTACAGAAATATTCATTCGTATTAATAGTCAAGGAGCAAAACTAAATCAAGCAGACTTCGCTATGTCTAAAATAGCTGCCAATGTTACTTATGGAGGCAATATGCTTCGAAAAGCTATTGATTACTTCTCTCACTTATCAGTTCAACCAGAATGGTATTCTGATATGATTAAAGATGAAGAATTTATGAATTCTATTTTTGCATCAAAACTGAAATGGTTGAAGGATGATCGTGAGGAAATCTTTGATCCAGATTATAATGATATTTTGCGTATAGCATTCATGTATAAGTTTGGTAGAGCTAAGATGAAAGATCTTGTAAGTTTACTTGGTGGACGTGATTTTGAAACACGCGAATATAAAGAAGAGATAGCGGAGAATT from Parabacteroides distasonis ATCC 8503 includes these protein-coding regions:
- a CDS encoding GmrSD restriction endonuclease domain-containing protein; this encodes MAEKYNASNIALEQILNFIKSGEIAIPEIQRPFVWKPKQVRDLIDSLYTGYPTGYLIISQSPNIRLKDGTLAEGKKIMIDGQQRVTALMTAIMGMDIINADFQKKRVKIAFNPLANPENDEERFKVQDNAILKDKRWIADIAEVFKPTFDMWQFVNDYCEENQEIKGSALNKILMQLLDIKNRQIGVIMLDKELTIDEVTEIFIRINSQGAKLNQADFAMSKIAANVTYGGNMLRKAIDYFSHLSVQPEWYSDMIKDEEFMNSIFASKLKWLKDDREEIFDPDYNDILRIAFMYKFGRAKMKDLVSLLGGRDFETREYKEEIAENSFGQLTSGVIDFMNEYTFSNFVLAIKSAGFIASKLINSQMTLDFAYTLYLLLNADPNIDKTQIKHYVVKWYVMTTLTSRYITSPETVMDMDIKRIKERGFLNYFSEVEAANLSDTFWDIALVQYLETSVINSPYFNLYLASQIHDADDALFTCGYKVNDLITVIGDVHHIFPKKYLIKNGVNEKSKYNQIANYTYLDTQVNKAVRDDSPNIYFSKVFEQCETGIAVYGNITDKALLLKNLQQNCIPETILQMEHTNYEEFLAERRKLMAKKIKKYYYSL